In one window of Capra hircus breed San Clemente chromosome 28, ASM170441v1, whole genome shotgun sequence DNA:
- the SPHAR gene encoding LOW QUALITY PROTEIN: protein SPHAR (The sequence of the model RefSeq protein was modified relative to this genomic sequence to represent the inferred CDS: inserted 1 base in 1 codon; substituted 1 base at 1 genomic stop codon) encodes MLVPFTKLPRQQMQLSALSTAALQTLEATWIKISRCNCFRYFXFCFFISXIFDFEKSKYEANSQTDLLLGPHWKNVSFSVLLTVGLQAAHF; translated from the exons ATGCTGGTACCTTTCACCAAACTTCCTAGGCAACAGATGCAGCTCTCAGCATTG AGCACAGCAGCACTACAAACTCTGGAAGCGACTTGGATAAAAATATCAAGATGTAACTgttttagatatt aattttgcttctttATATCTTGAATATTTGATTTTGAAAAGTCAAAATATGAAGCAAATTCTCAGACTGATCTGCTTCTTGGACCTCACTGGAAGAATGTTTCATTCAGTGTCTTGTTAACAGTGGGTTTGCAAGCTGCTCATTTTTGA
- the RAB4A gene encoding ras-related protein Rab-4A, translating to MSQTAMSETYDFLFKFLVIGNAGTGKSCLLHQFIEKKFKDDSNHTIGVEFGSKIINVGGKYVKLQIWDTAGQERFRSVTRSYYRGAAGALLVYDITSRETYNALTNWLTDARMLASQNIVIILCGNKKDLDTDREVTFLEASRFAQENELMFLETSALTGENVEEAFVQCARKILNKIESGELDPERMGSGIQYGDAALRQLRSPRRAQAPSAQECGC from the exons attttttgtttaaattcttgGTCATTGGAAATGCAGGAACTGGCAAGTCTTGCTTGCTTCATcagtttattgaaaaaaaat tcaaagatgacTCAAATCATACAATAGGAGTGGAATTTGGTTCAAAGATAATAAATGTTGGTGGTAAATATGTAAAGTTACAGATATGGGACACAGCAGGCCAAGAACGATTCAG GTCTGTGACGAGAAGCTACTACAGAGGTGCAGCGGGGGCACTGCTTGTCTACGACATCACCAG CCGAGAAACCTACAATGCGCTTACTAATTGGTTAACAGATGCCCGAATGCTCGCGAGCCAGAACATTGTCATCATCCTCTGCGGGAACAAGAAGGACTTGGACACCGATCGGGAAGTCACTTTCCTGGAGGCCTCCCGATTTGCTCAGGAAAATG AGCTGATGTTTCTGGAAACAAGTGCACTCACAGGGGAGAATGTAGAAGAGGCCTTTGTACAGTGTGCAAggaaaatccttaacaaaattgaATCAG GTGAGCTGGACCCAGAAAGAATGGGCTCAGGTATCCAGTACGGAGATGCGGCCTTGAGACAGCTGCGGTCCCCGCGCCGTGCACAGGCCCCGAGCGCGCAGGAGTGCGGCTGCTGA